Proteins co-encoded in one Calderihabitans maritimus genomic window:
- a CDS encoding aldehyde ferredoxin oxidoreductase family protein, giving the protein MWYGFAGKLLRINLTSGETKVEELDKSELRKYMGCTGYAAKLLYQEMPGGVDPLAPEAKVVLATGVVTGTLCPSGGSYEVCFRSPLTGTWNQARSGGAFGPKLKYAGFDFVVIEGKAADPVYVYIHDGQVEIKPAKHLWGLNVEETTDTLIRELDDPEISVAAIGQAGENGVLYAALINDRGRAAGRGGIGAVFGSKNLKAIVVNGHGGIKVAQAKKFAEAIEKAEQWLNNYPFGSIPALGTVGLVSVNNSLGILPTKNFQTAYFEKADQISGETLNRKYQIKRRACYGCSFACGRYTSVPTGKFVTPPMEGPEYETVDMLGAICGVDDLEAIIKGNYLCNVYGLDTISTGMSIAFAMECYEKGLLTDKETEGMPLRWGDAEVMVKLVEKIAHQKGIGALLAQGVKRMAEQLGPAAEEAAVHVKGLELPAHEPRSESKVLALQYAVSPRGACHMHPNWASTWDFGQLDCGMKEFGLPWPPAEIQDESSQKGVVYRYVALQGEISEILGACIFYSWGGEGSCITPQLYAEIVSALTGWDVTAAELLTAAERSWNLKRCFNAREGFTRKDDKLPRRFSQAIPNGPSAGAKVENLDTMLDAYYEAMGWDKQTGLPRPEKLRELGLEFAIN; this is encoded by the coding sequence ATGTGGTACGGGTTTGCCGGTAAACTGTTGCGGATTAATCTAACCAGTGGTGAAACCAAGGTAGAAGAACTGGACAAAAGTGAATTGCGTAAGTACATGGGTTGTACAGGTTACGCCGCCAAGCTCCTTTATCAGGAAATGCCGGGCGGGGTTGACCCCCTAGCCCCAGAGGCTAAAGTGGTACTGGCTACTGGTGTTGTAACTGGTACCCTTTGTCCTAGCGGAGGAAGTTACGAGGTGTGTTTTAGGTCGCCTTTAACCGGTACCTGGAATCAGGCTCGGTCAGGGGGTGCTTTTGGTCCCAAGCTTAAGTACGCAGGATTTGATTTTGTGGTTATTGAGGGTAAGGCGGCAGATCCTGTCTATGTGTATATCCACGACGGGCAAGTGGAAATTAAACCTGCTAAACACTTATGGGGGTTGAATGTCGAAGAAACTACAGATACTTTAATTCGAGAACTTGATGATCCTGAAATCTCCGTGGCTGCTATAGGTCAGGCGGGTGAGAACGGGGTTTTATATGCTGCTCTAATTAACGACAGAGGACGGGCTGCCGGCCGTGGCGGTATTGGAGCGGTATTCGGAAGCAAAAACTTGAAAGCAATTGTGGTAAACGGACATGGCGGTATTAAAGTAGCACAGGCGAAGAAATTTGCGGAGGCTATTGAGAAAGCGGAGCAATGGTTGAATAATTACCCCTTCGGCAGCATTCCCGCTCTGGGTACGGTTGGGCTGGTATCGGTGAACAATAGCCTGGGTATACTCCCAACTAAGAACTTCCAAACAGCCTATTTTGAAAAGGCTGACCAAATTTCTGGTGAGACTCTTAACAGGAAGTACCAAATTAAACGGCGGGCTTGTTATGGATGTAGCTTTGCCTGTGGGCGCTATACTTCAGTGCCTACCGGAAAGTTTGTCACGCCGCCCATGGAGGGTCCAGAATACGAAACTGTAGATATGTTAGGGGCTATTTGTGGAGTTGATGACTTGGAAGCTATTATTAAAGGCAATTATCTGTGCAATGTTTATGGCTTGGATACAATCAGCACGGGGATGAGCATTGCTTTTGCTATGGAGTGTTATGAAAAGGGTTTACTAACTGATAAGGAAACGGAAGGAATGCCTCTGCGGTGGGGCGATGCAGAAGTAATGGTAAAATTGGTGGAAAAAATCGCTCACCAGAAAGGAATTGGGGCATTGCTTGCCCAGGGTGTAAAACGTATGGCTGAACAACTAGGTCCTGCGGCTGAAGAGGCAGCTGTCCATGTGAAGGGCCTGGAATTACCAGCTCACGAGCCGCGTTCTGAATCCAAGGTGCTGGCTCTTCAGTATGCTGTTTCTCCAAGGGGAGCTTGTCATATGCATCCCAACTGGGCTAGCACATGGGATTTTGGTCAACTTGACTGTGGTATGAAAGAATTTGGCTTGCCGTGGCCGCCTGCAGAAATTCAGGATGAATCGTCACAAAAAGGTGTTGTTTACCGGTATGTGGCATTACAGGGTGAAATCAGCGAAATTCTGGGGGCGTGTATCTTCTACTCCTGGGGTGGTGAGGGTAGTTGCATTACGCCGCAGCTTTACGCTGAGATTGTCAGTGCCCTTACTGGATGGGATGTAACAGCCGCAGAACTGTTGACTGCAGCAGAGCGTTCCTGGAATCTTAAACGGTGTTTTAACGCCCGTGAAGGCTTTACTCGCAAGGATGATAAACTGCCCAGGCGGTTTAGTCAGGCTATTCCCAATGGGCCTTCTGCTGGAGCTAAGGTAGAAAATCTGGATACAATGCTTGACGCGTATTATGAAGCCATGGGTTGGGATAAGCAGACCGGCCTGCCGAGACCTGAGAAGCTTAGAGAGTTAGGCCTCGAGTTCGCGATCAATTAA
- a CDS encoding 4Fe-4S dicluster domain-containing protein: MSKVLIVDPTLCTGCHRCEMWCSLTKYGEINPSRSNVYVIRREPGVDVPVICIHCGLCIDVCPLGALKRDRTTDAVVVDSDLCSGCGACVKVCPYGVLRIDEEMDIAAKCDLCSGSPACADHCPHGAIRYEDVRKAAAKRRELWAMAQAGKIRS; encoded by the coding sequence GTGTCTAAGGTGTTGATAGTAGACCCAACTCTATGTACTGGATGCCACCGGTGTGAAATGTGGTGCTCGCTCACAAAATATGGCGAAATAAATCCTTCCCGCAGTAATGTTTATGTGATACGGCGGGAGCCGGGGGTGGATGTGCCCGTAATATGTATACATTGTGGTTTGTGTATAGACGTTTGTCCCCTTGGAGCGCTCAAACGGGATCGAACTACTGACGCAGTCGTGGTGGACAGCGATCTCTGCTCTGGTTGCGGTGCCTGCGTAAAGGTTTGTCCCTACGGAGTACTCAGAATTGATGAAGAAATGGATATAGCGGCCAAGTGTGACTTGTGCAGTGGTTCGCCGGCATGTGCAGACCATTGTCCGCACGGTGCTATTCGATATGAGGATGTGCGCAAAGCTGCGGCCAAGCGCCGGGAGCTTTGGGCTATGGCCCAGGCAGGTAAGATTAGAAGTTAA
- a CDS encoding ADP-ribosylglycohydrolase family protein has translation MKRSEKLRDRFLGCLLGMAIGDALGMPAEGMSREQIRQKFGILEDFHPARGLPAGSYTDDTQMSLIIAQSLVEHRRFCPEDIAGRFARWRDYAVGPGRACWEAATRLACGVPWREAGIPSAGCGSAMRVAPLGLFHYCRRGELKKDAVTSSVITHTDSRACAGAAAVAFAVSYCLTAAESGFSQEYFIRETAEFVEDLNYKMAERIKMILPLLSLEEEEGLARLGTGGFVLETVPAAFYCFLKHIHSFRDALVAAVNAGGDTDSIGAICGAIAGAYHGAGKIPLVWKDRVQDRDKILETADALYNLVPAAGN, from the coding sequence ATGAAAAGAAGCGAAAAACTGCGGGACAGGTTCCTGGGTTGCCTGCTGGGTATGGCGATTGGGGATGCGCTGGGGATGCCGGCTGAAGGTATGAGCCGGGAACAAATCCGGCAAAAGTTCGGTATTCTGGAGGATTTCCATCCTGCTCGCGGCCTGCCGGCGGGCAGTTACACCGACGATACGCAGATGAGCCTTATTATCGCCCAATCCCTGGTGGAGCACCGCCGGTTTTGTCCTGAAGATATTGCCGGCAGGTTTGCCCGGTGGCGGGACTACGCGGTTGGGCCCGGCCGCGCCTGCTGGGAGGCGGCCACCAGACTGGCCTGCGGCGTCCCGTGGCGGGAGGCAGGGATTCCTTCGGCCGGGTGCGGTTCGGCCATGCGGGTTGCCCCTTTAGGACTGTTTCACTACTGCCGACGGGGAGAGCTTAAGAAGGACGCCGTTACCTCCTCCGTGATAACGCACACCGATTCCCGGGCCTGCGCCGGAGCTGCGGCCGTGGCTTTTGCGGTCAGTTATTGCCTGACTGCTGCTGAAAGCGGTTTCAGTCAGGAATATTTTATACGAGAAACGGCGGAGTTTGTGGAGGACCTTAACTACAAGATGGCGGAGCGGATCAAAATGATTTTGCCTCTCCTTTCCTTGGAAGAGGAGGAGGGGTTGGCCCGGTTGGGAACCGGCGGGTTTGTACTGGAAACCGTCCCCGCCGCCTTTTACTGTTTCCTCAAGCATATCCATAGTTTTCGCGATGCTTTGGTTGCCGCGGTGAATGCCGGTGGTGACACCGACAGCATCGGTGCCATCTGCGGGGCTATTGCCGGAGCGTATCACGGTGCCGGGAAAATTCCCCTGGTTTGGAAAGACCGGGTACAGGACAGAGATAAAATTCTTGAAACGGCTGACGCTCTGTATAATTTGGTACCCGCTGCAGGAAATTAA
- a CDS encoding MoaD/ThiS family protein — MKVRVKLLGIISFSYPAFREFRTIDVRQGDTIRDLRQRLGLPEACSSVNGKLVGEDYELKSDDEVLFFSPASGG, encoded by the coding sequence ATGAAGGTAAGAGTAAAGTTATTGGGGATTATTTCTTTTTCTTACCCAGCATTTAGGGAATTCCGTACTATTGATGTCAGGCAGGGTGATACGATAAGAGATTTGCGTCAACGCTTGGGCTTGCCCGAGGCTTGCTCTTCCGTGAATGGAAAACTTGTTGGAGAAGATTATGAACTCAAGTCTGATGATGAGGTTCTCTTTTTTAGTCCAGCCAGTGGTGGTTGA
- a CDS encoding pseudouridine synthase, which translates to MERLQKVLAKAGIASRRKSEELIKAGRVKVNGEVVTRLGTKVDPVADKIEVDGKPVPAGEPKIYIMLNKPRGYVTTVSDPQGRNTVMDLVKDVPQRIYPVGRLDYDTEGLLLLTNDGDLAYALTHPRHEVEKTYLALVQGHPGEKALERLRSGVLLEDGWTSPAKVRLLRREKGNTWLEIKIHEGRNRQVRRMCDAVGHRVLRLKRTAVADLYLGNLRVGRYRSLTTKEIRKLKEIEKKVLDKS; encoded by the coding sequence GTGGAAAGATTACAAAAAGTACTGGCCAAGGCCGGAATAGCTTCACGGCGGAAAAGTGAAGAACTCATTAAAGCAGGGCGGGTCAAAGTTAACGGGGAAGTGGTTACCCGGCTGGGTACCAAAGTTGACCCGGTAGCCGATAAGATCGAAGTTGACGGTAAGCCCGTCCCGGCGGGAGAACCGAAAATTTATATAATGCTCAACAAGCCACGGGGCTATGTTACTACGGTCAGTGATCCCCAGGGAAGAAATACGGTCATGGACCTGGTTAAAGACGTGCCCCAAAGGATATATCCGGTGGGAAGACTGGATTACGATACGGAAGGTTTGCTTCTATTGACTAACGACGGCGACCTCGCCTATGCTCTAACCCATCCCCGGCATGAAGTAGAAAAGACATACTTAGCTCTGGTTCAGGGCCATCCTGGCGAAAAAGCCCTGGAACGATTGCGTTCAGGAGTGTTGCTGGAGGACGGGTGGACTTCCCCGGCCAAAGTCCGGTTACTCCGCCGGGAAAAGGGCAACACCTGGCTGGAGATAAAAATCCATGAAGGCCGCAATCGGCAGGTAAGACGCATGTGTGATGCCGTGGGACACCGGGTATTACGATTAAAAAGGACGGCCGTAGCCGACCTCTACCTTGGGAACCTCAGGGTGGGCCGGTACCGCTCTCTCACTACCAAGGAAATTAGAAAGTTAAAGGAGATTGAGAAGAAGGTTTTGGACAAGTCTTAA